In one window of Azotobacter salinestris DNA:
- a CDS encoding DNA-3-methyladenine glycosylase I, with protein sequence MPRCFWCSDDPLYQAYHDAEWGVPLHDPQRLFELLLLEGFQAGLSWFTVLKKREHYRRVLFGFDAKRLAVLDDAQIERLLQDPGIIRNRRKLEAARQNARAWLRLEDPAGWLWSFVGGVPRINRFRTPAEVPTTTPAAEALSRALKKAGFVFVGPTICYAFMQACGMVMDHTIDCDRHAALAGRPARQAPAGGC encoded by the coding sequence ATGCCACGCTGCTTCTGGTGCTCCGACGACCCGCTGTACCAGGCCTATCACGACGCGGAATGGGGCGTGCCCCTGCACGATCCGCAGCGCCTGTTCGAACTGCTGCTCCTGGAGGGATTCCAGGCCGGATTGTCCTGGTTCACCGTGCTGAAGAAGCGCGAGCACTACCGCCGGGTGCTGTTCGGTTTCGATGCGAAGCGCCTGGCGGTTCTGGACGATGCCCAGATCGAACGGCTGCTGCAGGATCCCGGCATCATCCGCAACCGCCGCAAGCTCGAAGCGGCCCGGCAGAACGCCAGGGCCTGGCTGCGGCTCGAGGATCCGGCCGGCTGGCTGTGGTCCTTCGTCGGCGGCGTGCCGCGGATCAACCGCTTCCGTACACCGGCCGAGGTGCCGACGACGACGCCTGCGGCCGAGGCGCTCAGCCGGGCACTGAAGAAGGCCGGCTTCGTCTTCGTCGGGCCGACCATCTGCTATGCCTTCATGCAGGCGTGCGGAATGGTCATGGACCACACTATCGACTGCGATCGCCATGCCGCGCTGGCCGGCCGGCCTGCCCGGCAGGCACCTGCCGGCGGATGCTGA
- the glyQ gene encoding glycine--tRNA ligase subunit alpha gives MSQTTPAVRTFQDLILALQNYWAEQGCVVLQPYDMEVGAGTFHTATFLRAIGPETWNAAYVQPSRRPADGRYGENPNRLQHYYQFQVVLKPNPDDIQELYLESLRRIGIDTRVHDVRFVEDNWESPTLGAWGLGWEVWLNGMEVTQFTYFQQVGGIECYPVTGEITYGLERLAMYLQGVDSVYDLVWTDGPFGKVTYGDVFHQNEVEQSTYNFEHANVAKLFELFDFYESEANRLIELELPLPTYEMVLKASHTFNLLDARRAISVTERQRYILRVRTLARAVAQSYLQARAKLGFPMAPPELRDEVLAKLEAAE, from the coding sequence GTGAGCCAGACTACGCCTGCCGTGCGCACCTTCCAAGACCTGATTCTCGCCCTGCAAAACTACTGGGCCGAACAGGGTTGCGTGGTGCTGCAGCCCTACGATATGGAAGTGGGCGCCGGCACCTTCCACACCGCCACCTTTCTGCGCGCCATCGGCCCGGAAACCTGGAACGCCGCCTACGTACAGCCCTCGCGCCGCCCGGCCGACGGCCGCTATGGCGAGAACCCCAACCGCCTGCAGCACTACTACCAGTTCCAGGTGGTCCTGAAGCCCAACCCGGACGACATCCAGGAGCTCTACCTCGAATCCCTGCGCCGCATCGGCATCGACACCCGGGTGCACGACGTGCGCTTCGTCGAGGACAACTGGGAGTCGCCGACCCTGGGCGCCTGGGGCCTGGGCTGGGAAGTCTGGCTGAACGGCATGGAAGTCACCCAGTTCACCTACTTCCAGCAGGTCGGCGGCATCGAGTGCTATCCGGTCACCGGCGAGATCACCTACGGCCTGGAGCGTCTGGCCATGTATCTGCAGGGCGTCGACTCGGTGTACGACCTGGTCTGGACCGACGGCCCGTTCGGCAAGGTCACCTACGGCGACGTGTTCCACCAGAACGAGGTGGAGCAGTCGACCTACAATTTCGAACACGCCAACGTGGCCAAGCTGTTCGAACTGTTCGATTTCTACGAGTCCGAGGCCAACCGCCTGATCGAACTGGAGCTGCCGCTGCCAACCTACGAGATGGTCCTCAAGGCCTCGCACACCTTCAACCTGCTGGACGCCCGCCGCGCCATCTCGGTGACCGAGCGCCAGCGCTACATCCTGCGCGTGCGGACCCTGGCCCGCGCCGTGGCGCAGAGTTACCTGCAGGCGCGTGCCAAGCTCGGCTTCCCCATGGCCCCCCCCGAACTGCGTGACGAAGTCCTGGCCAAGCTGGAGGCTGCAGAATGA
- the glyS gene encoding glycine--tRNA ligase subunit beta, with amino-acid sequence MSAQDFLVELGSEELPPKALKNLAAAFLASVEKGLANAGLEYRVARVYAAPRRLAVQVEQLATQQPDRTVNLDGPPVVAAFDAEGTPTQAALGFARKCGVELHEIDSSGAKLRYSRHIPGQPATALLPAIVQAALDELPIPKRMRWGARKEEFVRPSQWLVMLLGTQVIDCEILAQKAGRESMGHRFHHPDAVRISQPSSYLEDLRSAYVLADFAERRELIAGRVAELAAQQQGSAIVPEDLLDEVTALVEWPVPLVCSFEERFLAVPQEALISTMQDNQKYFCLLDSTGKLLPRFITVANIESKDPAQIVAGNEKVVRPRLTDAEFFFNQDKRQPLESFNQRLANVVFQAQLGSVLDKAERVSRLAGFIAERIGANPEHAIRAGILSKADLASEMVGEFPELQGIAGYHYALNDSEPEDVARALDEQYMPRGAGAELPSTLTGAAVAMADKLDTLVGIFGIGMPPTGSKDPYALRRAALGILRILIEKQLDLNLEEASHFAVAQYGSKVKAAGLAEQVSEFVFDRLRARYEDEGIDVSSYLAVRTLQPASAYDLDLRVQAVQAFRRLPEAEALAAVNKRVSNLLGKYEGKLPTAIEARYFDNASEFSLYSALQQAQHAVRPLAAERRYREALERLASLRGPVDAYFEAVLVNAEDPAIRANRHAMLAQLRGLFLCVADISVLGQ; translated from the coding sequence ATGAGTGCACAAGATTTCCTGGTCGAACTGGGCAGCGAAGAGCTGCCGCCGAAAGCCCTGAAGAACCTGGCCGCCGCCTTCCTCGCCAGCGTCGAGAAGGGTCTGGCCAACGCCGGCCTCGAGTATCGGGTCGCCCGCGTCTATGCCGCGCCGCGCCGCCTGGCGGTGCAGGTCGAGCAGCTGGCCACCCAGCAGCCGGACCGCACCGTCAACCTGGACGGCCCGCCGGTCGTCGCCGCCTTCGACGCCGAGGGCACCCCGACCCAGGCCGCCCTGGGCTTCGCCCGCAAGTGCGGCGTGGAGCTGCACGAGATCGACAGCAGCGGCGCCAAGCTGCGCTACAGCCGCCACATTCCCGGCCAGCCGGCCACTGCGCTGCTGCCGGCGATCGTCCAGGCCGCCCTCGACGAGCTGCCGATTCCCAAGCGCATGCGCTGGGGCGCGCGCAAGGAGGAATTCGTCCGGCCGAGCCAGTGGCTGGTGATGCTGCTGGGCACCCAGGTGATCGACTGCGAGATCCTCGCCCAGAAGGCCGGCCGCGAATCCATGGGCCACCGCTTCCACCACCCGGACGCGGTGCGCATCAGCCAGCCGTCCAGCTACTTGGAAGACCTGCGCAGCGCCTACGTGCTGGCCGACTTCGCCGAGCGCCGCGAGCTGATCGCCGGCCGCGTCGCCGAGCTGGCCGCGCAACAGCAGGGCAGCGCCATCGTCCCCGAGGACCTGCTCGACGAGGTGACCGCGCTGGTCGAGTGGCCGGTGCCGCTGGTCTGCTCTTTCGAGGAGCGCTTCCTCGCGGTGCCCCAGGAGGCGCTGATCTCCACCATGCAGGACAACCAGAAGTACTTCTGCCTGCTGGACTCCACCGGCAAGCTGCTGCCGCGCTTCATCACCGTGGCCAACATCGAGAGCAAGGACCCGGCGCAGATCGTCGCCGGCAACGAGAAGGTGGTGCGCCCGCGCCTGACCGACGCCGAGTTCTTCTTCAACCAGGACAAGCGGCAGCCGCTGGAGAGCTTCAACCAGCGCCTGGCCAACGTGGTCTTCCAGGCCCAGCTCGGCAGCGTGCTGGACAAGGCCGAGCGCGTCTCCCGGCTGGCCGGCTTCATTGCCGAGCGCATCGGCGCCAATCCGGAGCACGCCATCCGCGCCGGCATCCTGTCGAAGGCCGACCTGGCCAGCGAGATGGTCGGCGAATTCCCCGAACTGCAGGGCATCGCCGGCTACCACTACGCCCTCAACGACAGCGAGCCGGAGGATGTCGCCCGCGCCCTCGACGAGCAGTACATGCCGCGCGGCGCCGGCGCCGAGCTGCCGTCGACCCTGACCGGCGCCGCCGTGGCGATGGCCGACAAGCTCGACACCCTGGTCGGCATCTTCGGCATCGGCATGCCGCCGACCGGCAGCAAGGACCCCTATGCCCTGCGCCGGGCTGCCCTGGGTATCCTGCGCATCCTCATCGAGAAACAGCTGGACCTGAATCTCGAGGAGGCCAGCCACTTCGCGGTCGCCCAGTACGGCAGCAAGGTCAAGGCCGCCGGCCTTGCCGAGCAGGTCAGCGAGTTCGTCTTCGACCGCCTGCGCGCGCGCTACGAGGACGAAGGCATCGACGTTTCCAGCTATCTGGCGGTACGCACCCTGCAGCCGGCCTCGGCCTACGACCTGGACCTGCGCGTACAGGCGGTGCAGGCCTTCCGCCGCCTGCCGGAAGCCGAAGCACTGGCCGCGGTGAACAAGCGCGTTTCCAATCTGCTCGGCAAGTACGAGGGCAAGCTGCCGACCGCCATCGAGGCCCGCTACTTCGACAACGCCAGCGAGTTCTCCCTGTACTCGGCACTGCAGCAGGCTCAGCACGCGGTCCGGCCGCTGGCCGCCGAACGCCGCTATCGCGAGGCGCTGGAGCGTCTGGCCAGCCTGCGCGGTCCGGTGGACGCCTACTTCGAGGCAGTGCTGGTCAACGCCGAGGACCCGGCGATCCGCGCCAACCGCCATGCCATGCTGGCGCAGCTGCGCGGCCTGTTCCTCTGCGTCGCCGACATCTCGGTACTGGGACAATAA
- the gmhB gene encoding D-glycero-beta-D-manno-heptose 1,7-bisphosphate 7-phosphatase encodes MKLIVLDRDGVINEDSDAFVKSAEEWIPIPGSIEAIARLSKAGWKVAVATNQSGLARGLFDMTALTDMHLKMQQLVMEQGGQIDLIVHCPHGPQDGCTCRKPLPGMFRSIAEHFRLPDLKGVPVVGDSHRDLHAGLVLGGSPYLVKTGKGQRTLQNILPPGTQVFDDLAAVVDHLLKAAG; translated from the coding sequence ATGAAGCTGATCGTGCTCGATCGCGACGGGGTCATCAACGAGGACTCCGACGCCTTCGTCAAATCCGCGGAGGAATGGATTCCCATCCCCGGCTCTATCGAGGCGATCGCCCGCCTGAGCAAGGCCGGCTGGAAGGTGGCGGTCGCCACCAACCAGTCGGGCCTGGCCCGCGGCCTGTTCGACATGACGGCCCTCACCGACATGCACCTGAAGATGCAGCAGCTGGTGATGGAGCAGGGCGGGCAGATCGATCTGATCGTGCACTGTCCGCATGGCCCGCAGGACGGCTGCACCTGCCGCAAGCCGCTGCCCGGCATGTTCCGCAGCATCGCCGAACATTTCCGGCTTCCCGACCTCAAGGGCGTACCGGTGGTCGGCGACAGCCACCGCGACCTGCACGCCGGCCTGGTGCTCGGCGGCAGCCCCTACCTGGTGAAGACCGGCAAGGGCCAGCGCACCCTGCAAAACATCCTGCCGCCCGGCACCCAGGTGTTCGATGACCTGGCGGCCGTCGTCGATCATCTTCTCAAGGCCGCAGGCTGA
- a CDS encoding lysophospholipid acyltransferase family protein: MQSLRIPIFYLLLSLSTVIWCLISLVVAVFLPFRARYRFVVQTWCRCAVWLAWHIVGIRYELHGVENIPQRPCVILAKHQSTWETFFLSAYFEPLSQVLKRELLRIPFFGWAIALLKPIAIDRSNPKAALKQLAEQGRKRLGQGAWVLIFPEGTRVPIGQIGRFSRGGAALAANAGLPVLPVAHDAGRYWPKDGWGKTPGTIRVVFGPPMQAEGEGPRAIAELNDRAFAWVEQTQRQLGTLADNPVVDGAAKV; the protein is encoded by the coding sequence ATGCAATCCCTTCGCATTCCGATCTTCTATCTGCTGCTGTCCCTGAGCACCGTCATCTGGTGCCTGATCAGTCTGGTGGTCGCGGTCTTCCTGCCGTTCCGTGCCCGCTACCGCTTCGTCGTGCAGACCTGGTGCCGCTGCGCCGTCTGGCTGGCCTGGCACATCGTCGGCATCCGCTATGAACTGCACGGCGTGGAGAACATCCCTCAGCGGCCCTGCGTGATTCTCGCCAAGCACCAGAGCACCTGGGAAACCTTCTTCCTCTCGGCGTACTTCGAGCCGCTCAGCCAGGTGCTCAAGCGCGAGCTGCTGCGCATCCCCTTCTTCGGCTGGGCAATCGCCCTGCTCAAGCCGATCGCCATCGACCGCAGCAATCCCAAGGCGGCACTCAAGCAACTGGCCGAGCAGGGCCGCAAGCGGCTGGGGCAGGGTGCCTGGGTACTGATCTTCCCCGAGGGCACCCGCGTGCCGATCGGCCAGATCGGCAGGTTCTCCCGTGGCGGCGCCGCCCTCGCGGCGAATGCCGGACTGCCGGTGCTACCGGTTGCCCATGACGCCGGTCGCTACTGGCCCAAGGATGGCTGGGGCAAGACGCCCGGCACCATCCGGGTGGTCTTCGGTCCGCCGATGCAGGCCGAGGGCGAAGGTCCGCGCGCCATTGCCGAACTCAACGACCGCGCCTTCGCCTGGGTCGAGCAGACCCAGCGACAGCTCGGCACCCTGGCCGACAACCCAGTGGTCGATGGAGCAGCCAAGGTTTAA